CTTATAAATCTGGTCTTGTCAGTTGCGTCGGAAGATTTTAAACGTCAGTCTATATTTTGTGGGTGTAttagaaaatatgaaaattaaacTTGTTACCATTTTTTCTTGTGGTAAGTCATGTTATGCATACTATTTTCGTGTACCAAATAAAGATAAACGTGTATAATCAGCATAACAAAATGTATTTCAGTTATACATTTGATTGTGGGAGCTTCAGCTGAAGATGAAATCAAACGAGGCACATATCCATTCATGGTATGACTTTAATCTTATCGTACCGATTTTTTAACCAAATATAAAATTGTCAGTTGGATAATTTGTCGTTTTAGACATATTCTATAACATCCAGAAATACATTGATTTCACTATTTCCTATGTCCTAGAACTTTacttgacgacctgtctggcctattaagtagtgaccctgcctatgaagccgatggtcccgggttaaaattctggtaaaggcatttatttgtgtgacgagcacgaatatttgttcatgagtcatggttgttttctatgtatttaagtacatacttatatattaaatatattcttgtctaagtacccacaatacaagtcTTATCGAGTTTACTGTggcacttagtcaatttgtgcaatattttcctataaaatattttttacacctCCTTttctaattaacattttaagCATGATTTACGTATAATAGGCATTCATATACTATCAAGATGAAACAATCCTGGGCCTGGGAGGGGGCAGGTTTCTGCAAGGCGCCGTACTGGTCCGACCTAGCTTTTTGATATCATCTTCACCCGAGTCCACCATATCTAAAGACCCTCTCAGCAAGACGCTCCTGGCTAGACTCGGGGCCACAGTCATCGACCATAAATTCACATTGAATGAAGATGAGGACGAGCAGGAACAAGAGGTAAtgctttgtattgttttttttttaggtctTTGATTACGACATATAGTTCTTTTGGTACTTGACTTACTTGAGTTAAGGTGAATAACAGTCTGTTTTATCGACATGCTTCTGGCATAAACATCTCGACAACAATAACATGTAATATGTTGATATAGGTAGAATGTGTTCACACATGAATTTTTTCTCTCATGTTGATTAAGCCTtcaccttatttatttatttgtttaagacatttaattcctaaataatacatttcataatttaattaataaataatacattaataaattaaattaaattaaatattatcaaactAATTTACATGCATTTTCAAATcagtaatatttttatgcaataaattTAGTCATTTTTTGTCAGTTCAAGCCTTCACCTTATTGTAACTaaagataggttataggcgtcccaaaattgaagcgcttacttTGTACAAATTGTACGAGTTGCCTTTAGTCACGCCtaggcaagcgagaaatgtgcatgtgctaacgagctcccgcaCACCGAAAGAGAGAAGCTTATCTTTAACAACctgtatgacaaagatgaatggtatgcgaaaaataatcaaacataatagatttcttcgtaggtatagaaataaatatggaagtattttttgtgctatatttatattattataatattatttcacactcgttcgtaaattcttgtttaccccgcttaatacacaatgttaattattatataagttTACTTATTCGACAGCTACGTTGAATCAACGTGTCTTTgtgacaaaaataaataaatgcaacggtatattgacggtttatattagacccccgaaataagtcagaccgcatcgttccaaaacaccctacgagtcctcaatcgtaataattaattaatgaaataaaagtgtaaaattgaataaaaacaccatattttacgtattttgttataggtacaatcaaaacaatgaacttaaaaaatacacaattgttacgcaaagtaaataattctacttttaacgatctctactatagttgacaaatagttgcATCCGCAATTCGGACTGTATCTTACAAggtttttttgttacaaaaaaagttatcaattgaactgtcaattgatgtttgttacttcattatttccgtattattttattgaaatttctttcgttttgttttattgcggtaattaaacttaattgttagaataccttaagaaaacacgaataaaatagtgatgaagacggattacattttatcaggttgtatttttacctttcaaatatGCTCACACTGCtgtcgtaaaaaaaattgtgtactacacgagatcaattttttttttcgtactcAATAAAAATGGATTGGAGATTGatggaggaaaatgtgaaaaaaataccatcccTCTCCCCCTTATCTCCgcacataaaaataattatatgtacattgttacataacattaaattttacaggaaaaatataatcagacctctttcttggtaacttattttttatttagcaaaaaacatttcttacAGTTAACAAACTTTTCGtgtgtttattatacttgaaatttgtatgagattacattaaaaacaccttttttaaataaaggaacaatttttgaaatcggttcacataatAGAGGTTTATCTTCGAAAAACcgacatacgtgcattacatcgcgtaAATTAGTCAGACAATTTCCTGTTAGTTGGCGCTCGCCACAattatacttataggtacttctaatcaaaagtctttcgcctaagtttgtacggaaccctaggtgcgcgagtaaaatgaactcgcacttgaccggtttttagggttccgtagccaaatggcaaaaaacggaacccttatcgattcgtcatgtccgtctgtctgtccgtttatgtcacagccacttttttttatactacgtcggtggcaaacaagcatacggcccgcctgatggtaagcagtctccgtagcctatgtacacctacaattccagaggagtaacatgcgcgtttccgaccataaaagcccccccccccccccccccccgctctcgttgagctcgttttattttaatgttcttACCTCTGTTCAATATTTTCAGGTTATCCAAATCACTCAACCTTCCGACCATGACAGCAGCCAATGGTGGCTCACGGACATCTGCTTATTGAAGACGCTGCAGCCTATTGCGACCACTACCGCTGTTCGCTTCACACAGCTCTCTACGAAACAGGAAGCTGCTGATAAAGTCTGCCatatacttatttacaaagTAAGTAAATTGTCATACAGTCAGCAGAAGGCTGgccaattttatttaaagttctacacttcattattttttttatttcggattttttatgatatttctactcagaattaaGAGCTATTTCGATAgtaataggagaaaaaaattaatttaaaattaattaggtataattataaataaatatatgaaatgacatgaaaaaaaatctaacagaAAAAGAGCGGCACAGACGTCCGAGTACTGACCCGTTTGCTCGTGGAAATGCTGCCTTCCTCGGCCGACAACTGCGGGAAGCACTTCGTTCGGGGGACAATGACGTGTGCGGCCGACCAGGCGAGCAGCGACGGGATACCGCCGTCCAGTGACTTTTGTCAAGTAAGTCTATGTGGtgtaaataacatttattttccctaaaaatatttttttccaaatttgatgattatttaaccctttaacggtcCAGATTAAAAAAAGTACTCGTAGCTTCATCACCGTCCTTAAAATTCAGCAAAAGAAAAAGATTGACCGAGCGAAAGCAAAGGTCTCCGCTACAGTTTGCGCAAACAttatttcgtatgtccggatgttctcgtGTAACGGTCGCATTTTTCAATAGATTTTCGTTAAATTTGGTAAGCAGGttggatatttttattgttgattctCATTTTCGAAATTGTTCAAAATAGAGGAGCCATGAGAGTTCGCGAGGTCTACAACTCTACACCTCATAGAACCACTATGTAAATTTTTGCCATAGGATACATTTTTTGCGTAGAATATCTAATGATGCCACATAAAGGGTTAAAAGGGGGCTAACTCATAACCgtaatttttatattgaatgtTTCCAATTAAAGGTCACAGCTCATTAGAGCCACCCCGCACCCGACCCTCACCGCCTCGCCTCGAGCGGTTAGTATTCTTCGTATGGATTTATATGGGCATGCGCTCACTACATCAACTTCGTACCACCACCGGATAAGTTGACGTAGTGAGCGCAtgcccatagaaatccatacgaaGAATACTAACCGCTCGAGGCGAGGCGGTGAGGGTCGGGTGCGGGGTGGCTCTAATGAGCTGTGACCTTTAATGAAGGGCAAACACCATGAAAGAATTGACACGGAAACTATGAATAGACTATATTGCAAGGGTACACTCCAACCAAAACcataaaaggttaaagttatctcgataaaacaaaataatgaaagcatgtctaattttattttttatacaacatACGTctgttataaaattttaaaacaaacgtATGTTGTCAgagtaattgatataaaaagtaaaaacccGCGCGATTGCCATTTTTTACATCGCAAGTTTCGCGAGGTGCGGCATATTTTTTGTCcgcttctaatttcctggctctACGCTCTTAGCCTAACACGGGCGATACATAACTTCGCTTGAAAGCATGACAATGTAACTTCAATTAAAAGCATGATACGATCTAACTTTACTTTAAAGCATGAAGGTAACATGTCTATGTTACCGTgttgtagtttaaggacgtaccccgggtacgtccttaaactacgtccaaaagagagatatgggcattgtgaatgtcatctcgctttgtgtggtagggcacagcacagcggatgtcattccagatatagagcagagcccaacttaACTTACACTTAATCCGCCCACCGGTACTTAGTACGATCTACAAATTTTAAAGCATAATAAGTTTTAAAGATTGATTggcattaactctgaaactaggcgaataaaaaaagtttaaatgacttttttgtccctaaatacgatccggataCTGAtgctgttaaaatctttccttttcctcgcgggcaccgtgTGTAGCCTCAATAGACTTACTAATACTATAAGTATACATGTAAAGTTATTTAACTACATTAGAAAACTATAAGTGATCACCATCGACAGACCAAAACTTTCGTTACTTAGTCACGTTTTTAACTCTGATATATCTAAATGCGTCTTACGTTATGCAGGGCAACAACGGTGGACCTCTCATATGTGATAACGACGTAATTGCGTTACAAACCTACATAAACGATGACTGCAAAGCGCCCCACTTGTACCAGCTTCTGTCGCCAAGGAAACAATTCCTGGATTGTGGTATTGATGAGAAATGCGGCAAAGAGCATTGCCGGCGCGTTTGCTCCGTCATTCAAAAGGATGCTCCACCGACGACGAGCCATATTGTATCAGAAACAACTCCAACAGAAACTGCACCGACAGAATCAGCCTCATCAGAAGCGACTATACCGTTCGAGCTCACAAAAACGATCGAGCGGATGGAATCTACAGAAACTGAATCTCTTTCCACCTTGTCATCAACGACTCTCACGACCGTTTCGCCGAGCACAATTGTCTCTGATACTTCTATTGTCTCTGATACTTCTCCTAAGTCGTGGCCAAATGAGCGAGACGGTCGCAAGGTGAACGATGAAGAGACGGATGCACTGAATAGAACGGTAAGCGTAGAAGCGAAAAGCGCACCCGTCGACGAAGAGACGGCGGAGACGGAGCGTCGCCGCGGCACGCAAAGCCACGCGAGCACTGACAACATAAACCTTGCCTTATTCCAGAGTCTGGTTTGCTACgtctttatatgtattttgtcaTAATTATATGGAGATTCATTTGTGAATCTTTTTTGTGATTACCTActggaatttaataaaattttaaaaaggtttCGATTCTTTTCATACCGAAATCTCAGAAAAGCTTgcatataaatacctaaacaaaGTCTCATGGATCCTAAGCCGATCTGAGGGTGCCCCCACCAAGAcaagcaaagcgaagcgcaatggcactacctaccttttctctaagcgcttcgtcgttttttttaacGCTACTCATAACTTAGGTTTGGATAATAcgagataaacaaaattctacgatataatgtcaatagtcgACTTATtcagcataaaaaaaaatagctgtgtccctacttacgtaagtaaaattTACAAGTGTTTCTTAGGCCTATCCCACAACGATTTCGTAAATCAAGCAGTCAGCTGTCAGTAGAACGCGGAACTCCAGGCCGGCCGCACGACCTGTGTGCACGGGCTGTAAAACTTCAATCCAGGTCTCACGGCTCAACCTATAtacgtatttttacaagcttttattttacttttatttgtatgtatttatttatgtatcaaatcttgcaagc
Above is a genomic segment from Cydia pomonella isolate Wapato2018A chromosome 4, ilCydPomo1, whole genome shotgun sequence containing:
- the LOC133516837 gene encoding uncharacterized protein LOC133516837, coding for MKIKLVTIFSCVIHLIVGASAEDEIKRGTYPFMAFIYYQDETILGLGGGRFLQGAVLVRPSFLISSSPESTISKDPLSKTLLARLGATVIDHKFTLNEDEDEQEQEVIQITQPSDHDSSQWWLTDICLLKTLQPIATTTAVRFTQLSTKQEAADKVCHILIYKKKSGTDVRVLTRLLVEMLPSSADNCGKHFVRGTMTCAADQASSDGIPPSSDFCQGNNGGPLICDNDVIALQTYINDDCKAPHLYQLLSPRKQFLDCGIDEKCGKEHCRRVCSVIQKDAPPTTSHIVSETTPTETAPTESASSEATIPFELTKTIERMESTETESLSTLSSTTLTTVSPSTIVSDTSIVSDTSPKSWPNERDGRKVNDEETDALNRTVSVEAKSAPVDEETAETERRRGTQSHASTDNINLALFQSLVCYVFICILS